One window of the Natrinema sp. CBA1119 genome contains the following:
- the corA gene encoding magnesium/cobalt transporter CorA, giving the protein MSLDAMVYTADGAEQYDDLATAIETPGETWIHAADPVPSEMEAIVERFDIHQLAIEDVLEGGTRPKTEEYETHTFVLLKTVRLSQRDDVAFHKEVQTNPVGFFIGTDWVVTMSTTDVELVDPSASRWAKNGRRFADRGADFLVYRIMDAIVDDYFVLLDEIEDDIEAVEERVLDEPDPQLLATLNDVRRDLLAFRKVAWPAREAISFLSRGDVPQIADHNEKYFRDVYDHLVQVVDLIETYRDLTGGSRDIYLNTVSQSTNDVMKTLTVVATIFIPLTFIAGVYGMNFAETPLAMPELYWTYGYPATMLGMGLLAGLLLVHFRRQDWL; this is encoded by the coding sequence ATGAGTCTCGACGCGATGGTGTACACGGCCGACGGCGCGGAGCAGTACGACGATCTGGCGACCGCGATCGAGACGCCGGGAGAGACGTGGATACACGCTGCCGACCCCGTTCCGAGCGAGATGGAAGCGATCGTAGAGCGCTTCGACATTCACCAGTTGGCCATCGAAGACGTGCTCGAGGGAGGGACGCGACCGAAGACCGAGGAGTACGAGACGCACACGTTCGTGTTGCTAAAGACTGTCCGGCTCAGTCAGCGCGACGATGTCGCGTTCCACAAGGAGGTACAGACGAACCCCGTCGGGTTCTTCATCGGCACCGACTGGGTGGTGACGATGTCGACGACCGACGTCGAACTCGTCGACCCCTCGGCGTCCCGGTGGGCGAAGAACGGCCGCCGATTCGCCGACCGCGGGGCCGACTTCCTCGTCTACCGGATTATGGACGCCATCGTCGACGACTACTTCGTTCTCCTCGACGAGATCGAAGACGATATCGAAGCGGTCGAAGAGCGCGTCCTCGACGAGCCGGACCCACAGCTGTTGGCGACGCTGAACGACGTCCGGCGGGACCTCCTCGCGTTCCGAAAAGTCGCTTGGCCCGCTCGAGAGGCGATCTCGTTTCTCTCCCGCGGCGACGTTCCCCAGATCGCCGATCACAACGAGAAGTACTTCCGAGACGTCTATGACCACCTCGTCCAGGTCGTCGACCTCATCGAGACGTACCGCGACCTCACCGGCGGATCGCGGGATATCTACCTCAACACCGTCTCGCAGTCGACCAACGACGTGATGAAGACGCTGACGGTCGTCGCGACGATCTTCATCCCGCTGACGTTCATCGCCGGCGTCTACGGCATGAACTTCGCCGAGACGCCCCTGGCCATGCCCGAACTGTACTGGACGTACGGCTATCCGGCGACGATGCTGGGAATGGGCCTCCTCGCCGGGCTGCTG